One Neomonachus schauinslandi chromosome 9, ASM220157v2, whole genome shotgun sequence DNA segment encodes these proteins:
- the LOC110572280 gene encoding LOW QUALITY PROTEIN: CWF19-like protein 2 (The sequence of the model RefSeq protein was modified relative to this genomic sequence to represent the inferred CDS: inserted 3 bases in 2 codons; substituted 3 bases at 3 genomic stop codons): protein MAATSGRFENERSIEEXKEQTRIARAEVLHQAKANFEKEERCKELKRLRGEDTWMLPDVNERIEQFSQEHSLKKRKKKDEHSKKVKKEKKKKSRKXKYEKSNESTDSSSSSEDEWVEAVPSQIPGREKAWKVKGENSEREDNPVIQRDEWMMVDFMSVKTVSLSSLKADKEAMRKIEQEKTQALEQSRLLERELNPYWKDGGTGLPPEDCNMSSLTKVSVVEDGGLSWLRKSYQRMKEQAEKQNRNFEDIVAERYGSLEVFQSKLEEAEKTASTKEDYKXRRWRKPAYSDKAQSSQESRKSDLVKYNKNLRDRYSSTDTTNTINKDKSSGDEKDNRFGSLETCRRQSNPRQNQDFSSLGNLKPKFLRPSDDEELSFRSKGRNFEPSSSSSALVAQDSVHYGFRKPTENSEESSSLWSRSNGREGDRKCSYRRSLETRGDVDSGHISEDVREKSQDESLRDDSLKKEHLQDTKSPFAGGGPEDDSIHILSVDEKNKLGARIIKAEMMGNMELAEXLKAQLEKANKFKGTDIXSKESGVGNEDQEVILVRTDQSGRVWPVHTPGKSLECKGGRRKRQMVCLTEASTHEEKERVRYFHDDDNLSLNDLVKNEKMGTAENQNKLFMRMASKFMGKTDGDYYTLDDLFVSKAAEKERSGEEEENQRRKAIAEHQSLAAQMERCLYCLDSSQFPKHLIVAIGVKVYLCLPNFRSLTEGHCLIVPLQHHRAATLLDEDVWEEIQMFQKSLAKMFEDKGLDCIFLETHMGMKKHCHMVYECIPLPKEVGEMAPIYFKKAIMESDEEWSMNKKLIDLSSKDIRKSVPRGLPYFTVDFDLQGGFAHVIEYQHKFPHYFGKEIIGGMLDIEPRLWRKGIWESFEDQRKKALQFAQWWKPFDFTKSKKC from the exons ATGGCGGCTACCAGTGGTAGATTTGAAAATGAGAGGAGTATCgaagaatgaaaagaacagaCCAGGATTGCCAGGGCCGAGGTGTTGCACCAGGCTAAAGccaattttgaaaaggaagaaaggtgtAAAGAACTTAAACGACTTCGGGGTGAGGATACATGGATGCTACCTGATGTGAATGAGCGAATTGAACAGTTCTCACAGGAACACTctctgaagaaaaggaagaaaaaagatgaacactcaaaaaaagtaaagaaagagaagaaaaaaaagagtaggaaataGAAGTATGAAAAAAGCAATGAGTCAACAGATAGTTCATCAAGCTCTGAAGACGAGTGGGTTGAGGCTGTCCCATCGCAGATTCCTGGCAGAGAAAAGGCCTGGAAAGTGAAAGGTGAAAATTCAGAAAGAGAAGACAACCCAGTTATTCAGAGAGATGAGTGGatgatggttgattttatgtCTGTTAAAACTGTGTCCTTATCATCACTCAAAGCTGACAAGGAGGCTATGAGGAAAATAGAGCAAGAGAAAACCCAAGCCCTGGAACAGTCCAGACTGCTGGAGAGAGAATTGAATCCATACTGGAAAGATGGTGGGACAGGTCTTCCACCAGAAGACTGTAACATGTCATCACTTACCAAAGTTTCAGTAGTAGAAGATGGTGGCTTAAGCTGGTTGAGGAAGTCTTACCAAAGAATGAAGGAACAAGctgagaaacagaatagaaattttGAAGACATTGTCGCTGAAAGATACGGGTCATTGGAAGTATTTCAGTCAAAATTAGAAGAAGCTGAAAAAACTGCATCCACAAAAGAAGATTATA TGAGACGGTGGAGGAAACCAGCATACTCAGATAAAGCACAAAGTAGTCAAGAAAGTAGAAAATCAGACTtggtaaaatataataaaaatttaagggaTAGATACAGTTCAACAGATACTACAAACACCATCAATAAAGATAAGTCTAGTGGTGATGAAAAAGATAATAGGTTTGGGTCTTTAGAAACCTGTAGAAGACAATCCAATCCAAGGCAAAATCAAGACTTTTCTTCTCTTGGAAATTTGAAACCTAAATTTTTAAGACCCTCTGATGATGAAGAACTGTCATTTCGTAGCAAGGGCAGAAATTTTGAACCTTCTAGTTCATCTTCAGCATTGGTTGCTCAGGATTCTGTGCATTATGGTTTTCGAAAACCCACAGAAAACAGTGAAGAAAGTTCTTCATTGTGGAGCCGATCCAACGGAAGAGAAGGAGACAGGAAATGTTCATATCGAAGATCATTAGAAACTAGGGGCGATGTGGACTCTGGGCACATTTCAGAAGACGtgagagaaaaatcacaagatGAAAGCCTGAGAGATGACTCTCTGAAGAAAGAGCATCTACAGGACACAAAGTCTCCATTTGCCGGAGGTGGTCCTGAGGATGATTCCATCCACATCTTGAGTGTTGATGAGAAGAATAAATTGGGAGCCAGGATTATCAAGGCAGAGATGATGGGAAATATGGAATTAGCGGAATGACTTAAAGCTCAActtgaaaaggcaaataaattcAAAGGAACAGATAT CTCAAAAGAATCTGGGGTAGGGAATGAAGACCAAGAAGTGATCCTCGTCAGAACAGATCAGTCTGGAAGAGTGTGGCCTGTGCATACACCAGGAAAATCTCTGGAAtgtaaaggaggaagaaggaagagacagaTGGTGTGTTTAACAGAGGCTTCAAcccatgaagaaaaagaaagggttaGATACTTTCATGATGATGATAATCTCAGCCTAAATGATTTAGTCAAGAATGAAAAGATGGGAACagcagaaaatcaaaacaaactttTTATGAGGATGGCATCTAAGTTTATGGGAAAAACAGATGGAGACTATTACACTCTTGATGACCTGTTTGTCTCCAAAGCAGCTGAGAAAGAACGTTCTGGTGAAGAGGAAGAGAACCAGAGGAGGAAAGCAATTGCCGAGCACCAGAGTCTGGCtgcacaaatggaaagatgtctgTATTGTTTGGACAGCTCTCAGTTTCCCAAGCACCTCATTGTTGCCATAGGTGTTAAGGTTTATTTATGTTTACCCAACTTCCGATCTCTCACCGAGGGGCACTGCCTGATAGTCCCTTTGCAGCACCACAGAGCGGCCACCTTACTGGATGAGGACGTCTGGGAGGAAATTCAGATGTTCCAAAAATCATTGGCAAAGATGTTTGAAGATAAAGGACTGGACTGCATCTTTTTAGAAACACACATGGGCATGAAGAAGCATTGTCATATGGTTTATGAGTGCATCCCTCTCCCAAAGGAAGTGGGTGAGATGGCTCCCATCTATTTTAAGAAAGCCATAATGGAATCTGATGAAGAATGGTCCATGAACAAGAAATTGATTGATCTCTCTTCAAAAGATATCAGAAAATCTGTACCCAGAGGCTTACCTTACTTCACTGTGGATTTTGACCTCCAAGGAGGGTTTGCCCATGTCATTGAATATCAACACAAATTCCCTCATTACTTTGGAAAGGAAATCATTGGTGGGATGCTGGATATAGAACCAAGACTCTGGAGGAAAGGGATCTGGGAAAGCTTTGAGGATCAGAGGAAGAAAGCCCTGCAGTTTGCTCAGTGGTGGAAACCATTCGACTTCaccaaaagtaaaaaatgttga